A portion of the Achromobacter sp. MFA1 R4 genome contains these proteins:
- a CDS encoding N-carbamoyl-D-amino-acid hydrolase, which translates to MGLAVAQMGAVNLADSRAAVVRRLVEMMREAAARKAEFVVFPELALTTFFPRYWMDNAEAVERYFEKTMPNADVQPLFDTARELGIGFYLGYAELTPEGRQFNTAILVDRSARIIGKYRKIHLPGHSDHKVDAPFQHLEKKFFEVGDLGFGVWETDDVKIGMCLCNDRRWPETYRVMSLQSAELIVLGYNTPSLNIHWNEPAHLRTTTHEIVLQASAYQNAVWIGAAAKCGHEDGHHMIGSSMIVAPSGEIVARASGEEDEVITARIDLGMGQTFRDHVFNFAKHRSPQHYRLIVERTGAGEPLPRPDAE; encoded by the coding sequence ATGGGCCTGGCCGTCGCCCAGATGGGCGCCGTCAATCTGGCCGATTCCCGCGCCGCAGTCGTGCGCCGCCTGGTCGAGATGATGCGCGAAGCCGCCGCCCGCAAGGCCGAGTTCGTCGTGTTTCCCGAGCTGGCGCTGACGACCTTCTTTCCCCGCTACTGGATGGACAATGCCGAGGCGGTGGAGCGCTATTTCGAAAAGACCATGCCCAACGCCGACGTGCAGCCCCTGTTCGACACGGCGCGCGAACTGGGCATCGGCTTTTACCTGGGCTATGCCGAACTGACGCCGGAAGGCCGGCAGTTCAACACGGCCATCCTGGTGGACCGCAGCGCCAGGATCATCGGCAAGTACCGCAAGATCCACCTGCCGGGCCATTCGGACCACAAGGTGGATGCCCCGTTCCAGCATCTGGAAAAGAAGTTCTTCGAGGTGGGCGACCTGGGCTTTGGCGTCTGGGAGACCGACGACGTCAAGATCGGCATGTGCCTGTGCAATGACCGCCGCTGGCCCGAGACCTACCGCGTCATGTCGCTGCAAAGCGCCGAGCTGATCGTGCTGGGCTACAACACGCCGTCGTTGAACATCCACTGGAACGAGCCCGCGCACCTGCGCACCACCACGCACGAAATCGTGCTGCAGGCCAGCGCCTACCAGAACGCCGTGTGGATCGGCGCGGCCGCCAAATGCGGCCACGAGGACGGCCATCACATGATCGGCAGCTCGATGATCGTGGCGCCTTCGGGCGAGATCGTGGCCCGCGCCAGCGGCGAGGAAGACGAGGTGATCACGGCGCGCATCGACCTGGGCATGGGCCAGACCTTCCGCGACCACGTCTTCAATTTCGCCAAGCACCGCAGCCCGCAGCACTACCGGCTGATCGTCGAGCGCACCGGCGCGGGCGAGCCGCTGCCCCGGCCGGACGCCGAATGA